In one window of Rathayibacter caricis DSM 15933 DNA:
- a CDS encoding D-2-hydroxyacid dehydrogenase codes for MTDRLRVVAATPISDELIARVVELEPRVDFVADQSLLPPMRHPGDHGGDPAFERTPEQQAAFDELVDSAEVLYGVPDETPSALARTVAANPSLRWVQTMPAGGGGQVKAAGLDSDALERIAFSTSAGVHSQPLAEFSVFGLLAGAKSLPRLQELQQRKEWGSRWTMGLISEQTILIVGLGTIGRATAQKLQGLGARVIGTSRHEDSVEHVDEIVRPDAIAEVAERIDGVVVTLPGTSATEKLVGAAFFEALRPGATLVSVGRGTVIDEDALLAALDDGRVGCAVLDVTAQEPLAADSPLWTHPAVLISPHTAALNSAEDRLIAELFARNATRFLDGEELINRVDTVEFY; via the coding sequence ATGACCGACCGCCTCCGCGTCGTCGCCGCCACCCCGATCAGCGACGAGCTGATCGCCCGCGTGGTGGAGCTCGAGCCGCGCGTCGACTTCGTCGCCGATCAGAGCCTGCTCCCGCCGATGCGCCACCCCGGCGACCACGGCGGTGATCCCGCCTTCGAGCGCACTCCCGAGCAGCAGGCCGCGTTCGACGAGCTCGTCGACTCCGCCGAGGTCCTCTACGGCGTCCCGGACGAGACGCCGTCGGCCCTCGCGCGCACCGTCGCCGCGAACCCGTCGCTGCGCTGGGTGCAGACGATGCCGGCGGGCGGCGGCGGCCAGGTGAAGGCGGCTGGGCTCGACTCCGACGCGCTCGAGCGGATCGCGTTCTCGACGAGCGCGGGCGTCCACTCCCAGCCGCTCGCCGAGTTCTCGGTGTTCGGACTGCTCGCCGGCGCCAAGTCGCTGCCGAGGCTCCAGGAGCTGCAGCAGCGGAAGGAGTGGGGCTCGCGCTGGACGATGGGCCTGATCTCGGAGCAGACGATCCTGATCGTCGGACTCGGGACCATCGGCCGGGCCACCGCGCAGAAGCTCCAGGGACTCGGCGCGCGCGTGATCGGCACGAGTCGGCACGAGGACTCCGTCGAGCACGTCGACGAGATCGTGCGGCCCGACGCGATCGCCGAGGTGGCCGAGCGGATCGACGGGGTCGTCGTGACGCTGCCCGGCACCTCCGCCACCGAGAAGCTGGTCGGCGCCGCGTTCTTCGAGGCGCTGCGGCCGGGAGCGACGCTCGTCAGCGTCGGCCGCGGCACTGTGATCGACGAGGACGCGCTGCTCGCGGCACTCGACGACGGCCGCGTCGGCTGCGCGGTGCTGGACGTGACCGCGCAGGAGCCGCTCGCCGCGGACAGCCCGCTGTGGACGCATCCGGCCGTGCTGATCAGCCCGCACACCGCGGCGCTGAACTCCGCCGAGGACCGGCTGATCGCCGAGCTCTTCGCGCGCAACGCGACGCGGTTCCTCGACGGCGAGGAGCTGATCAACCGCGTCGACACGGTCGAGTTCTACTGA